The following proteins are co-located in the Chryseobacterium daecheongense genome:
- a CDS encoding TatD family hydrolase: MIDTHTHLYAEEFDEDRKEAIQRALDKGITEFYLPAIDSESHEKMLQLEAEYPGQVFSMMGLHPCYVKPESWEKELAIVKEYLDKRAFPAIGEIGIDLYWDQSTLDIQVKAFEQQIDWAIEMDLPIVIHTRESFDETFEVLERKKNPKLRGIFHCFSGNLEQAKHAIDLNFLLGIGGVVTFKNGKIDQFLQEIPLEKIVLETDSPYLAPVPHRGKRNESSYLDLVVGKLVNIYNKDFSEIDRITSQNAKHIYNY, from the coding sequence ATGATTGACACCCATACACATTTATACGCTGAAGAATTTGATGAAGATAGAAAAGAGGCTATTCAAAGGGCTTTAGACAAAGGAATTACGGAATTTTATCTTCCTGCTATTGACTCTGAGTCTCATGAAAAAATGCTTCAATTGGAAGCTGAATATCCTGGACAGGTTTTTTCAATGATGGGATTGCACCCTTGCTACGTAAAACCCGAATCCTGGGAAAAAGAACTGGCAATTGTTAAAGAATATCTTGATAAAAGAGCATTTCCTGCCATCGGGGAAATAGGAATTGATCTCTATTGGGATCAATCAACTCTAGATATCCAGGTAAAGGCTTTTGAACAACAAATCGACTGGGCTATTGAGATGGATCTGCCTATTGTAATCCATACAAGGGAAAGTTTTGATGAAACTTTTGAAGTCTTGGAAAGAAAAAAGAATCCGAAATTGAGAGGAATATTTCATTGTTTTTCCGGTAACCTTGAACAAGCAAAACATGCTATTGATCTTAATTTTTTATTAGGAATTGGTGGAGTAGTGACCTTTAAAAACGGGAAAATAGATCAGTTCCTGCAAGAAATCCCATTAGAAAAGATTGTTCTGGAAACAGACTCTCCTTACCTGGCTCCGGTTCCTCACAGGGGTAAAAGAAATGAAAGTTCTTATCTTGATCTGGTGGTAGGAAAGCTGGTGAATATCTACAATAAAGATTTTTCTGAAATTGACAGAATCACAAGCCAGAATGCAAAACACATTTACAATTACTAG
- a CDS encoding polyprenyl synthetase family protein: MEFLDKYQQLVADAITKYTFKDKPAELYEPMNYIISHGGKRLRPIMVLMACDLFGGDLKQAIKPALAIEFFHNFTLIHDDIMDEAPLRRNKPTIHTLHGINVGILSGDGLMLKAYKFFEDLEPEIFKACIRIFTHTGLLLCEGQQYDINFETQEDVTFDDYIRMITYKTGVLSASSFEIGALIAKANFKDAKSIFNFGKHIGIAFQIMDDYLDVFGDQAQFGKKHAGDIYENKKTVLYLLAREHATEEERKELDHWYSKKTDNIDKVYGVEKIFRRTKVDEKALRLIEKHNEIGQSYLKKINIPEEKKKPFIELANYLLRRES; this comes from the coding sequence ATGGAATTTTTAGACAAGTACCAACAGCTGGTTGCTGACGCTATTACCAAGTACACTTTTAAAGACAAACCTGCGGAATTATATGAACCGATGAATTACATCATTTCACATGGTGGAAAACGTCTGCGACCTATTATGGTTCTGATGGCTTGTGACTTATTTGGTGGTGATCTTAAACAGGCTATTAAGCCGGCTTTGGCGATTGAATTTTTCCATAACTTCACATTGATTCATGATGATATTATGGATGAAGCTCCTCTGAGAAGAAATAAGCCTACTATTCATACTTTACATGGAATTAATGTAGGGATCTTATCCGGAGACGGGCTGATGCTGAAGGCATATAAATTTTTTGAAGATCTTGAACCTGAAATATTTAAAGCCTGTATCCGAATATTTACCCATACCGGGCTCCTATTATGTGAAGGGCAGCAGTACGACATTAATTTCGAAACACAGGAAGATGTGACTTTCGATGATTACATCAGAATGATTACTTATAAGACCGGAGTATTAAGTGCTTCATCTTTTGAGATCGGAGCTTTAATTGCTAAAGCTAATTTTAAAGATGCCAAGTCTATTTTTAATTTTGGAAAACATATAGGAATTGCTTTCCAGATCATGGATGATTACCTGGACGTTTTTGGAGATCAGGCTCAGTTTGGAAAAAAACATGCAGGTGACATTTATGAAAATAAAAAGACTGTTCTTTATCTTTTGGCAAGAGAACACGCCACGGAGGAAGAAAGAAAAGAATTGGATCACTGGTACTCTAAAAAAACCGATAATATCGATAAGGTGTACGGAGTAGAAAAAATCTTCAGAAGAACAAAAGTAGATGAAAAAGCATTGCGTTTAATTGAAAAGCACAATGAAATAGGGCAGAGTTATCTTAAAAAAATTAATATTCCTGAAGAAAAGAAAAAGCCATTCATAGAACTCGCTAATTATCTTTTAAGAAGGGAAAGCTAA
- a CDS encoding GSCFA domain-containing protein produces the protein MKFRTEVDIKESAKKIEIEDKIFSIGSCFASEMSDLLHQGQLQTVNNPFGTLFNPFSINNAIQRLHDSHFYEEEDLITFNDEFISLDHHTKFDTRYIHQTLDKINGHLEEGNLFLQDTNWVIITYGTSFIYEFQPKNKLVANCHKIPQKFFNKRLLTHQEITDSIYQTIFSLKDICKEDVQILFTVSPVRHTKDGMMENQLSKSKLISAVHEAISGIENCHYLPVYEILMDDLRDYRFYKEDMIHPNSQAVQYIFDKFGAAYFAEDTKEFIKENFKIHKALQHRTADEKDPKYVDFREKLKQRIEAQQKKVKHKIFQ, from the coding sequence ATGAAATTCAGAACCGAAGTTGACATCAAAGAATCTGCAAAAAAGATTGAAATTGAAGATAAAATATTTTCAATAGGTTCCTGTTTTGCCTCAGAGATGTCGGATCTGCTTCACCAGGGACAGCTTCAGACGGTCAATAATCCGTTTGGAACCCTGTTTAATCCGTTTTCGATCAATAACGCAATACAAAGGCTTCATGATTCACACTTTTATGAAGAAGAAGATTTAATCACGTTTAATGACGAATTTATTTCCCTTGACCATCATACGAAATTCGATACAAGGTATATTCATCAGACACTGGATAAGATCAATGGCCATTTAGAAGAAGGGAATCTCTTTTTGCAGGATACTAATTGGGTTATTATAACCTATGGAACCTCCTTTATTTATGAATTTCAGCCTAAAAACAAGCTGGTAGCCAATTGTCACAAAATTCCACAAAAATTCTTTAACAAAAGGTTGCTAACCCATCAGGAAATCACAGATTCTATTTATCAGACCATTTTTAGCCTGAAAGATATCTGTAAAGAAGATGTTCAGATTTTGTTTACGGTTTCTCCCGTAAGACATACCAAAGACGGTATGATGGAAAATCAGTTAAGCAAATCAAAATTGATATCTGCAGTACATGAAGCTATTTCAGGGATTGAGAACTGTCATTATTTACCCGTTTATGAAATATTGATGGATGATTTAAGGGATTATCGTTTTTATAAAGAAGATATGATTCATCCCAATTCTCAGGCTGTTCAGTATATCTTTGATAAATTTGGAGCTGCTTATTTTGCGGAAGACACAAAGGAGTTTATCAAAGAAAATTTTAAAATCCATAAAGCGCTGCAGCACAGGACAGCAGATGAAAAAGATCCTAAATATGTTGATTTTAGAGAAAAATTAAAGCAAAGAATTGAAGCTCAACAGAAAAAGGTAAAACATAAGATATTCCAGTAA
- a CDS encoding DUF4269 domain-containing protein, whose translation MITDFTKMDYLESGNQRQQRAHVLLTKYQILEKLKDFSPLLAGTIPIEIDIDGSDLDIICEVKDEDFFLETIRLSQLIPPGIHSKVEKIKIKGEKSIVINFNLEEFPIEIFGQDKPTTQQNAYRHMIAEYTILQEKGEEFKQQIIELKKKGIKTEPAFGVLMNLENPYEDLLKF comes from the coding sequence ATGATAACAGACTTTACAAAGATGGATTATTTGGAAAGCGGTAACCAGAGGCAGCAAAGGGCTCACGTATTGCTTACAAAATATCAGATTCTGGAAAAACTAAAAGATTTCTCACCCTTGCTTGCAGGAACTATTCCTATTGAAATTGATATTGACGGAAGCGATCTGGATATCATTTGTGAAGTTAAAGATGAAGATTTCTTTTTGGAAACGATCCGCCTTTCTCAACTTATTCCACCAGGAATTCATTCCAAAGTAGAAAAGATTAAGATAAAAGGGGAAAAATCTATTGTGATCAATTTTAATCTCGAAGAGTTTCCCATAGAGATTTTTGGTCAAGATAAACCGACGACGCAACAAAATGCTTATCGCCATATGATAGCAGAGTACACAATATTACAGGAGAAAGGAGAGGAATTTAAACAACAGATTATAGAGCTTAAGAAGAAAGGGATAAAAACGGAACCGGCTTTCGGTGTATTAATGAATTTAGAAAACCCTTATGAAGATCTATTAAAATTTTAA
- a CDS encoding inorganic phosphate transporter, which translates to MEFPILLTVIIALALIFDYINGFHDAANSIATIVSTKVLTPFQAVLWAALWNFAAFFIAAYIIGEFKIGNTIAKTVNENFITLEVIFSGLVAAIAWNLLTWWFGIPSSSSHTLIGGFLGAALMHAFILDYHDVAAAQPNLGFIDTFKQAFYQVTTQSVVKFDKVIPIFLFIFMAPVIGMVISIIITLIIVHLYKRSNPHKADKSFKRLQLVSSALFSLGHGLNDAQKVMGIIGAALIYYHVQILQDPVYLNIPSAGRFDYFAEHYLWVPLVSFLAIGLGTMSGGWKIIKTMGTKITKVTPLEGVSAETAGAITLFITDHFGIPVSTTHTITGSIIGVGLTKRISAVRWGITVSLLWAWVLTIPISAIVAAVTYLLVAFLS; encoded by the coding sequence TTTAATTTTCGATTATATTAATGGTTTTCATGATGCGGCCAATTCAATTGCTACTATTGTTTCTACAAAAGTTTTAACTCCTTTTCAGGCTGTGCTTTGGGCGGCACTATGGAATTTTGCAGCCTTTTTTATCGCAGCATACATCATTGGAGAATTTAAAATTGGTAATACGATTGCCAAAACCGTTAATGAAAACTTTATTACCCTGGAGGTAATATTTTCAGGTCTTGTGGCAGCTATTGCCTGGAACCTTTTAACATGGTGGTTTGGTATACCATCTTCTTCATCACATACCCTAATTGGTGGTTTCTTAGGTGCGGCTTTAATGCATGCTTTCATCCTGGATTATCATGATGTAGCAGCTGCTCAGCCCAATCTGGGTTTTATAGATACTTTCAAACAGGCATTTTATCAGGTTACAACACAAAGTGTGGTTAAATTTGATAAAGTAATTCCTATCTTCCTGTTTATTTTTATGGCACCCGTTATCGGGATGGTCATTTCAATCATTATCACATTGATTATCGTTCATCTTTATAAGAGATCAAACCCTCATAAAGCAGATAAGTCCTTTAAAAGATTACAGCTTGTTTCTTCAGCCCTATTTAGTCTAGGACATGGTCTGAATGATGCACAAAAAGTAATGGGAATTATCGGTGCGGCTTTAATTTATTACCATGTACAGATTTTACAGGATCCTGTATACTTAAATATACCTTCTGCCGGACGATTTGATTATTTTGCAGAACATTATCTTTGGGTACCTCTGGTTTCTTTCCTGGCGATAGGTCTGGGAACAATGAGTGGTGGATGGAAGATCATCAAAACAATGGGAACCAAGATTACAAAGGTAACTCCGCTGGAAGGTGTAAGTGCTGAAACTGCAGGAGCTATTACCTTATTTATTACCGATCATTTTGGTATTCCGGTATCTACCACACATACGATTACAGGGTCTATTATTGGAGTTGGATTAACGAAGAGGATTTCAGCGGTAAGATGGGGGATTACAGTAAGCTTGCTTTGGGCTTGGGTATTAACGATTCCTATCTCTGCTATTGTAGCGGCAGTTACTTATCTTTTGGTCGCTTTTCTTTCCTAG